The nucleotide sequence CTATAATGAAACGCAAGGCAAAAAGATTGTTTCGCTTTTTACGAACCAAGCCCATACCGGTAAACACCAGAGAGATCCTGGCTTTAGAACGAACCAATCTGGCAAACGAACGTACGCTACTGGCATATATAAGAGCGTCCCTGTATTTATTACTTGGAGGTTTGGCATTATTGCAATTGAAGGATTTCGAGCAGATTCATTGGTTAGGGTATGTGGCTCTAGTGGTTTGTGTTTGTTTTCTGGCAATAGGCATTTTCAGGTTTTTGATGTTGCGCCGTAAGTTGTATAAATGGAATAAAGCATTGTACGCCGATCCCATTCGAGACGCTGTTGAAAACGACGATACCAAGGACAAAACAAATTAAGCTTTTACGACTCCCCGCAATTTTTATTACTCATGAGAGAGGATTTTCTACACTATGTGTGGAAGTTTCAAAAATTTGATGCGCGTAATTTACTTACGGTTCAGGGGGAAACTTTAACATTGATCGACCCGGGGAGTCACAACCTCAATTCGGGGCCGGACTTCTTTAACGGCCAAATTCTGGTCAACGATCTTAAATGGATTGGTAATATAGAGATTCACCTTAAATCGTCAGATTGGTATGTTCATCAGCATCAAACTGATAAAAACTACGATAATGTTATCCTTCATGTAGTCTGGGAGCACGATGCAGAAGTATTTAGAAATGATAATACCTCG is from Constantimarinum furrinae and encodes:
- a CDS encoding DUF202 domain-containing protein — its product is MKRKAKRLFRFLRTKPIPVNTREILALERTNLANERTLLAYIRASLYLLLGGLALLQLKDFEQIHWLGYVALVVCVCFLAIGIFRFLMLRRKLYKWNKALYADPIRDAVENDDTKDKTN